A genomic segment from Chitinophagaceae bacterium encodes:
- the recN gene encoding DNA repair protein RecN — protein MLQKLSISNYAIIENLELDFFNGLSIITGETGAGKSIVMGALGLILGQRADSSVLQDTSKKSIIEGEFLATGNKAIQLFLEQNHLDHENTLLLRREIAANGKSRSFINDTPVNLSQLKMLASLLVDLNQQFDTLELGTENFQREVLDALAGSSILLAGLKQKFAQYTGLKQELSRLQAQQEIAAKEAGYNQFLFNELNEIALKENELEELDAELKLLSNAENIKQHLQTIYFDLKDSDQPLVQQIRILSQKIHALQTYHPALKDLAQRTQNSFIELQDIAAELERIETTISYDTQRIQVINDRLSAGYKLLKKHAVKETSALLDIQNNLQQKLNNELNISFQIEEKLKESEALFASCNLLAGQLSQKRKAQVQPLVNNVNKLLAQVGMPNARLKITVEEAKLSTWGTDTIIFLFDANKSSRFEPLHKVASGGELSRLMLCVKSLVAEKLELPTLIFDEIDTGISGEAAKQAGIILKKLSSLRQVIAITHQPQIAAKASVHYFVFKQEKNNKIATAVRNLNNEERILAIAQMLSGEKPTAAALENAREMVRN, from the coding sequence ATGCTGCAAAAATTATCTATAAGCAATTACGCAATTATTGAAAACCTTGAGCTTGATTTTTTTAATGGCTTAAGTATTATTACCGGCGAAACAGGCGCAGGCAAAAGTATAGTAATGGGTGCATTGGGGCTCATACTGGGCCAAAGGGCAGATAGCAGTGTGCTGCAGGATACATCGAAAAAATCCATTATTGAAGGGGAGTTCCTTGCAACAGGAAATAAAGCGATACAATTATTTTTGGAACAAAACCATCTGGATCATGAAAATACCCTTTTGCTAAGGAGGGAAATTGCCGCCAACGGAAAATCGAGGAGTTTTATTAACGATACACCCGTAAACCTATCTCAGTTAAAAATGCTGGCTTCTCTGCTGGTTGACCTTAACCAGCAATTTGACACACTGGAACTAGGCACTGAAAACTTTCAGCGGGAAGTATTGGATGCGCTTGCAGGGAGTAGTATTTTACTTGCAGGGCTTAAGCAAAAATTTGCTCAATATACCGGGCTTAAACAGGAGTTAAGCAGGCTTCAGGCTCAGCAGGAAATTGCAGCTAAAGAAGCAGGTTATAACCAGTTTTTATTTAACGAACTGAACGAAATTGCTTTGAAAGAAAATGAGTTGGAAGAGCTGGATGCAGAATTAAAATTGCTGAGTAATGCCGAAAATATAAAACAGCACCTGCAAACAATTTATTTTGATTTAAAAGACAGCGACCAGCCGCTTGTACAACAAATTAGAATACTATCGCAAAAAATACATGCACTGCAAACTTATCACCCGGCGCTTAAAGACCTTGCACAGAGAACACAAAACAGCTTTATAGAATTACAGGATATTGCAGCCGAGCTCGAAAGGATAGAAACAACAATTTCCTACGATACCCAAAGGATACAAGTAATTAACGACAGGCTTTCTGCAGGATATAAATTACTGAAAAAGCACGCTGTAAAAGAAACTTCAGCCTTGCTAGATATTCAAAATAACTTACAGCAAAAGTTAAACAATGAGTTAAATATTTCCTTCCAAATTGAAGAAAAATTAAAAGAATCCGAAGCATTGTTTGCCTCTTGCAATTTACTTGCCGGCCAGCTTTCTCAAAAGCGCAAAGCACAGGTTCAACCATTGGTAAACAATGTAAATAAGTTGCTTGCACAGGTGGGTATGCCCAACGCAAGGCTTAAAATTACTGTAGAAGAAGCCAAGCTTTCCACTTGGGGAACGGATACCATAATTTTTTTGTTTGATGCCAACAAAAGCTCAAGGTTTGAGCCCTTGCACAAAGTGGCCAGTGGTGGCGAACTGAGCCGGCTTATGTTGTGCGTAAAATCGCTGGTAGCCGAAAAGCTGGAATTGCCAACCTTAATATTTGACGAAATAGACACCGGCATCAGCGGCGAAGCTGCAAAGCAGGCAGGTATCATCTTAAAAAAATTGTCTTCTTTAAGGCAGGTAATTGCCATTACCCACCAACCACAAATTGCGGCAAAAGCTTCGGTGCATTATTTTGTTTTTAAGCAGGAAAAGAACAATAAAATTGCAACGGCAGTTAGAAACCTGAATAATGAAGAACGTATATTGGCTATTGCTCAAATGCTAAGCGGTGAAAAGCCAACAGCTGCCGCACTGGAAAATGCCAGGGAAATGGTAAGGAATTGA
- a CDS encoding SDR family oxidoreductase has translation MSYNLLKGKKGIIFGALDEKSIAWITAIRCHEEGAQIVLTNAPVAMRMGEINKLAEKINAPVIPCDVSSNDDVNNLIEKSREHFGGKFDFVLHSIGMSLNVRKGKHYTEIDYGFNAKTLDISAMSLHRVLATCMQKDALNDWGSVVALTYIAAQRVFPDYNEMADAKALLESVTRSFGYHYGIKKQVRINTISQSPTRTTAGSGVKGFDGFIAYAEKMSPLGNASAMDCANYIVTMFSDLTKMVTMQNLFHDGGFSYTGVTQAVIEQMEK, from the coding sequence ATGTCTTATAACCTGCTTAAAGGAAAAAAGGGAATTATTTTTGGGGCCCTGGATGAAAAATCCATAGCCTGGATTACTGCAATACGCTGCCACGAAGAAGGCGCCCAAATTGTACTCACAAATGCACCCGTAGCCATGCGTATGGGCGAAATAAATAAGCTGGCAGAAAAAATTAATGCCCCGGTAATACCCTGTGATGTAAGCAGCAATGATGATGTCAATAACCTTATTGAAAAATCAAGGGAACATTTTGGGGGAAAATTTGATTTTGTGCTGCATTCCATTGGTATGAGCTTAAATGTACGCAAAGGAAAACATTATACGGAAATTGACTATGGCTTTAATGCCAAAACCCTCGATATTAGCGCCATGAGCCTTCACAGGGTATTAGCTACCTGTATGCAAAAAGATGCTTTAAACGATTGGGGCAGCGTAGTGGCATTAACCTATATTGCTGCACAAAGAGTTTTTCCTGATTATAACGAAATGGCTGATGCTAAAGCATTGCTGGAAAGTGTAACCCGGAGTTTTGGTTACCATTATGGCATAAAAAAGCAAGTACGCATTAATACTATTTCTCAGTCGCCAACCCGTACAACCGCAGGCAGCGGTGTAAAAGGCTTCGATGGCTTTATTGCTTATGCAGAAAAAATGAGCCCACTGGGCAATGCATCCGCAATGGATTGTGCTAATTATATTGTTACCATGTTTAGCGACCTTACAAAAATGGTTACCATGCAAAACCTCTTCCACGATGGTGGGTTTTCTTATACTGGAGTAACACAGGCTGTAATTGAGCAAATGGAAAAATAA
- a CDS encoding DUF2795 domain-containing protein — MFWTLELASHLEDAPWPATKDELIDYSIRSGAPIEVIENLQELEDEGDLYEGLEDIWPDYPSQEDFFFNEDEY; from the coding sequence ATGTTTTGGACACTTGAATTAGCCTCACATTTAGAAGACGCACCCTGGCCGGCAACAAAAGATGAATTGATAGATTACAGCATTCGCAGTGGGGCGCCTATTGAAGTAATTGAAAACCTGCAGGAGTTGGAAGATGAAGGTGACCTCTATGAAGGCCTTGAAGATATTTGGCCCGACTACCCCAGCCAGGAAGATTTTTTCTTTAATGAAGATGAGTATTAA
- a CDS encoding acyl-CoA thioesterase — MIEINLPIQIRWADLDPNFHVLHSKYYDFGAFCRMVYLTENGISTALLTENNIGPILLKEDCTFRRELKFEDKVSINLKISWYSKNGARWGMQHQIFKNDDILSATINIEGAWMDTQLRKLTAPPEPVISLFENTQKTVDFFVK, encoded by the coding sequence ATGATAGAAATTAACCTGCCTATACAAATTCGCTGGGCCGATCTTGACCCTAATTTTCATGTATTACATTCAAAGTATTACGATTTTGGTGCCTTTTGCCGTATGGTTTATTTAACAGAAAATGGAATATCTACAGCGCTATTGACTGAAAATAATATTGGTCCAATTTTATTAAAGGAAGATTGTACTTTTCGCAGGGAACTGAAATTTGAAGATAAGGTAAGCATCAACTTAAAAATAAGCTGGTATTCTAAAAACGGTGCCCGGTGGGGAATGCAGCACCAAATTTTCAAAAACGATGACATTTTAAGCGCTACTATTAATATAGAAGGTGCATGGATGGATACCCAGCTGCGCAAACTTACAGCGCCTCCAGAACCTGTAATTTCCCTTTTTGAAAACACTCAAAAAACAGTAGATTTTTTTGTAAAATAA
- the glgP gene encoding alpha-glucan family phosphorylase: MNFNEFQVPYSIDTKYQKKVAYFSMEFAISQPLKIYSGGLGFLSGSHLRSTYELRQNLIGIGILWKYGYYDQARNPDQTLQVQWNEKIYNYLEDTGIKFQIPIHGHQVWVKALYLNPETFKSAPLFLLSTDLPENDFVSQTICHRLYDANVATKVAQFILLGIGGAKLVDLLNFNPEIYHLNEAHAFSAAFYLLKKFGSKDEVKKHMVFTTHTPEEAGNEKHDIHLCEKMGYFYGFSIEDVRKLTGMEDDLFNHSLAALRFSKLANGVSQLHGEVSRKMWGKYDNICEIKSITNAQNWHYWADKQLYHYMDNNNEEAFDDRKRFLKKRAFDIVADNSGKLFNPDVFTIVWARRFAGYKRAELITEDNDRFKKLLDNKKHPVQIIWAGKPYPMDYPAISEFNNLVNLSKEHNNMAVCVGYELALSKRLKQASDLWLNNPRVPREASGTSGMTAAMNGSVNISTNDGWICEFINHGNNGFLITPTDYEKMSVFEQDEYDEEKLFDIIENQVLPLYYENKAVWKQIIKNGMSDVRWQFDSNRMVKEYYELLYI, from the coding sequence ATGAATTTTAATGAGTTTCAGGTTCCCTATTCTATTGATACCAAATACCAGAAGAAAGTAGCTTATTTCTCAATGGAGTTTGCCATTAGCCAACCTTTAAAAATATATAGCGGTGGCCTGGGGTTTTTAAGCGGCTCCCATTTACGCAGTACTTACGAACTTAGGCAAAATTTAATTGGCATTGGCATTCTTTGGAAATATGGCTATTACGATCAGGCCCGTAATCCCGATCAAACTTTGCAGGTGCAATGGAATGAAAAAATATATAATTACCTGGAAGATACTGGTATAAAATTTCAAATTCCCATTCATGGTCACCAGGTTTGGGTAAAAGCCTTATACTTAAACCCCGAAACATTTAAATCGGCACCGCTTTTTTTACTAAGTACCGACTTGCCGGAGAATGATTTTGTATCGCAAACAATTTGTCACCGGCTATACGATGCCAACGTAGCCACAAAAGTTGCCCAATTTATTTTATTGGGTATTGGCGGAGCAAAATTGGTGGATTTACTCAATTTTAACCCGGAAATTTACCACCTCAACGAAGCCCATGCTTTTAGCGCTGCTTTTTATTTGCTCAAAAAATTTGGCAGTAAAGATGAAGTAAAAAAACACATGGTTTTCACAACACATACACCGGAAGAAGCCGGCAATGAAAAACACGATATTCATCTTTGCGAAAAGATGGGATATTTTTACGGTTTCTCTATTGAGGATGTAAGAAAACTCACCGGCATGGAAGATGATTTATTCAATCATTCACTTGCGGCTTTACGTTTTTCAAAATTAGCCAACGGCGTAAGCCAGTTGCATGGCGAGGTGAGCCGTAAAATGTGGGGTAAATATGATAACATTTGCGAAATAAAATCTATAACCAACGCACAAAACTGGCATTACTGGGCCGATAAGCAATTGTACCATTATATGGACAATAACAACGAAGAGGCTTTTGATGACCGTAAACGTTTTTTGAAAAAAAGGGCATTTGATATTGTAGCTGATAATAGCGGCAAGCTGTTTAACCCGGATGTGTTTACCATTGTGTGGGCAAGGCGATTTGCTGGTTATAAGCGTGCAGAATTAATTACAGAGGACAATGACCGATTTAAAAAATTATTGGATAACAAAAAACACCCGGTGCAAATAATATGGGCTGGCAAACCTTACCCAATGGATTACCCGGCAATTTCGGAATTTAATAACCTGGTAAACCTCAGCAAAGAACATAATAATATGGCAGTATGCGTTGGCTATGAACTGGCGCTTAGCAAAAGGTTAAAACAAGCTTCAGATTTATGGCTTAACAACCCAAGGGTACCGAGGGAAGCAAGCGGTACCAGTGGCATGACGGCAGCCATGAATGGATCTGTAAATATTAGTACCAACGATGGATGGATATGCGAATTTATAAACCATGGCAACAACGGATTTTTAATTACGCCAACCGATTATGAAAAAATGTCGGTATTTGAACAGGATGAATACGACGAAGAAAAATTATTTGACATTATAGAAAACCAGGTTTTGCCGCTTTATTACGAAAACAAAGCGGTGTGGAAACAAATTATTAAAAATGGTATGAGTGATGTGAGATGGCAGTTTGATAGCAACCGGATGGTTAAAGAATACTATGAACTTTTATATATTTAG
- a CDS encoding metal-dependent transcriptional regulator, with protein MNLTESEENYIKSIYHLHVPGQGVSATMLATSVQTKAASVTDMLKRLHRKKLINYKPYHNFSLSDLGSKIALEVIRKHRLWEFFLVEKLGFEWHEVHSIAEELEHISSRELIHRLDIFLGSPSFDPHGDPIPDRNGKIKTVRQTILSEIPEKKVVTVNAIADQSQTMHELLKHHHINIGTKIKINRHFSFDGSVEIKINKQPLTILSRQAAQNIFCII; from the coding sequence ATGAATTTAACGGAAAGTGAAGAGAATTATATAAAGAGTATTTATCATTTGCATGTGCCCGGCCAGGGCGTTTCAGCTACCATGCTTGCAACCAGTGTGCAAACCAAAGCGGCATCGGTAACCGATATGCTTAAACGGCTCCACCGTAAAAAGTTAATTAACTATAAGCCTTACCATAATTTCAGTTTATCCGATTTGGGTAGTAAAATTGCCCTTGAAGTTATCCGTAAGCACCGGCTTTGGGAATTTTTTTTAGTGGAAAAGCTTGGGTTTGAATGGCACGAGGTGCATTCTATTGCAGAAGAACTGGAGCATATCAGCAGCAGGGAACTCATTCACCGCCTGGATATATTTCTCGGTTCACCGTCTTTCGATCCGCATGGCGACCCCATTCCCGACCGCAATGGAAAAATTAAAACCGTTCGACAAACTATCCTTTCAGAAATTCCCGAAAAAAAAGTGGTAACCGTAAATGCCATAGCCGACCAAAGCCAAACCATGCATGAACTTTTAAAGCACCATCATATAAATATCGGAACCAAAATAAAAATAAACCGGCATTTTTCATTTGATGGTTCGGTAGAAATAAAAATTAACAAGCAACCTTTAACCATCCTCAGCCGGCAGGCTGCCCAAAATATTTTTTGTATTATATGA
- a CDS encoding Nramp family divalent metal transporter: protein MNLLNEKSASLSEVHETIDTTTAKHIGWRRIFSFLGPAYLVSVGYMDPGNWATDLAGGSKFGYKLIWVLLMSNLMALLLQGLSARLGIVRGRDLAQANRETFPRPINFALYILAEIAIAATDLAEVLGMAIGIQLLTGLPLIWGVSLTILDTFLLLYLQRLGMKKMEAFIIALVAIIAISFFIELALAKPVLSEIATGFVPSLPNNEALYIAIGIIGATVMPHNLYLHSALVQTRKIEKSEKGFKEALRFNRIDTTIALNIAFLVNASILILAATVFFKTGNSHVAEIKEAHRLLPSFLGNVAPVLFAVALIASGQSSTVTGTLAGQIVMEGYLRLRINPMLRRLITRLIAIIPAFFAILIYGETEADTLLVLSQVILSLQLGFAIIPLIHFVSDKSTMGNFAIKGITKIAAWLIASVLVYLNIRMLINEVVPVFQGNNFAAIITISIIAAACLLLLLYIILFPLFHKKKADASIKIHGVAEMPTTFNLPVYNKIAVALDFSTNDYKIITYALGQGNINTQYLLLHIVESASARLHGKESADYETQKDMEQLQAYIKHLSEKGYKATAEIGYNKRVKEIVRIVKESQSDLLVIGAHGHTAFRDLLYGETVNAVRHQLKIPVLVVTLK, encoded by the coding sequence ATGAATTTGCTCAACGAAAAATCTGCTTCTTTAAGTGAAGTGCATGAAACCATTGATACTACTACAGCAAAGCATATTGGCTGGCGTAGAATTTTTTCTTTTCTAGGTCCTGCTTACCTGGTAAGCGTGGGTTATATGGATCCCGGAAACTGGGCAACCGACCTTGCCGGTGGAAGCAAGTTTGGCTATAAACTTATTTGGGTATTGCTCATGAGCAACCTAATGGCTTTGTTGTTACAGGGCCTTTCCGCAAGGTTGGGTATTGTACGGGGCCGTGACCTTGCCCAGGCAAACCGGGAAACTTTTCCCCGGCCAATAAATTTTGCATTGTACATACTTGCCGAAATTGCCATAGCTGCAACCGACCTTGCAGAAGTATTGGGTATGGCCATAGGCATACAATTGCTTACCGGGCTGCCCCTTATTTGGGGAGTAAGTTTAACCATTTTAGATACTTTTTTACTACTCTATTTACAGCGCCTGGGTATGAAAAAAATGGAGGCATTCATTATAGCGCTCGTTGCTATAATTGCCATTTCATTTTTTATTGAACTGGCACTGGCTAAACCAGTGTTGAGTGAAATTGCAACAGGCTTTGTACCATCCTTGCCCAATAATGAAGCCTTGTATATTGCCATTGGTATTATTGGTGCAACGGTTATGCCACACAACCTCTACCTGCATTCTGCACTGGTGCAAACCCGTAAAATTGAAAAATCGGAAAAAGGGTTTAAAGAAGCTTTGCGATTTAACCGCATTGACACTACCATTGCCCTCAATATTGCTTTTTTGGTAAATGCTTCTATTCTTATACTTGCTGCTACGGTATTTTTTAAAACCGGTAATTCCCATGTGGCAGAAATTAAAGAAGCCCATCGTTTACTGCCATCATTTTTAGGAAATGTGGCACCGGTATTATTTGCCGTTGCCTTAATTGCATCTGGCCAAAGCAGCACGGTTACAGGCACCCTTGCAGGTCAAATAGTAATGGAAGGATATTTGCGTTTGCGCATAAATCCCATGTTGCGGAGGTTAATTACCCGGCTTATTGCTATTATACCTGCTTTTTTTGCCATTTTAATTTATGGAGAAACCGAAGCCGATACCTTATTGGTACTCAGCCAGGTGATATTAAGTTTGCAACTTGGCTTTGCCATTATTCCGCTTATTCATTTTGTGAGCGATAAATCTACCATGGGAAATTTTGCTATTAAAGGCATTACTAAAATAGCGGCATGGTTAATTGCTTCGGTACTGGTTTATCTCAACATTAGAATGTTGATCAACGAAGTGGTACCTGTTTTTCAAGGCAATAATTTTGCGGCAATAATTACAATTAGTATTATAGCTGCGGCCTGCCTGCTGTTGCTGCTTTATATTATTTTATTTCCTTTGTTTCATAAGAAAAAAGCCGATGCTTCTATTAAAATACATGGCGTTGCCGAGATGCCCACAACATTTAATTTGCCGGTATATAATAAAATTGCCGTTGCCCTTGATTTTAGTACAAACGATTATAAAATTATTACCTATGCCCTTGGCCAGGGAAATATAAATACGCAATACCTGCTTTTGCATATTGTGGAAAGCGCTTCTGCAAGGTTGCATGGAAAAGAGTCTGCCGATTATGAAACACAAAAAGACATGGAGCAACTCCAGGCATATATAAAGCATTTAAGTGAAAAAGGATATAAAGCCACTGCCGAAATTGGCTATAATAAAAGGGTGAAAGAAATAGTAAGAATTGTAAAAGAAAGCCAATCGGACCTTTTGGTAATAGGCGCACATGGCCATACGGCTTTCCGGGATTTATTGTATGGTGAAACGGTAAATGCAGTGCGGCACCAATTAAAAATACCTGTACTGGTAGTTACTTTGAAATAG
- a CDS encoding glycosyltransferase family 9 protein: MTKILVIRFSSIGDIVLASPAFRCIKKQMGDTALHFITKYSFKKVTEYNPYIDKFFYYQNNLKELVKQLKAENYDYVIDLHNNFRSAKIKFALRKPSFTIQKLSLQKFLLTEFSLNLMPKKHITQRSLETVAPLGVQDDGLGLDFFIPENEMVTEDHLPTSHQAGFICLVIGASYATKKLPVHKLKELCSKINHPIILIGGKEDRSNGKKIAAADPVKVYNSCGKYNLLESADLIRKSKLVISHDTGMQYIACAFQKQVLAIWGATTPQLDVAPYYGTAYRHSGPYPIYENISLNLCCQPCSKYGEDKCPLEHFNCMEKLDMGSIAANVHRRLSEK; encoded by the coding sequence ATGACAAAGATCCTAGTTATACGGTTTTCATCCATTGGCGACATTGTATTGGCCAGCCCTGCTTTTCGTTGTATCAAAAAACAAATGGGCGATACAGCGTTACATTTTATTACTAAGTATTCTTTTAAAAAAGTAACCGAATACAACCCCTATATTGACAAGTTTTTTTATTATCAAAATAATTTGAAGGAATTGGTAAAACAGTTGAAAGCCGAAAACTATGATTATGTTATTGACCTCCACAATAATTTCCGCAGTGCAAAAATAAAATTTGCTTTACGCAAACCCTCTTTTACCATTCAAAAACTGAGCCTACAAAAATTTTTACTTACCGAGTTTAGCCTAAACCTGATGCCCAAAAAGCATATTACGCAACGCAGTCTGGAAACCGTGGCCCCGCTTGGGGTGCAGGATGATGGGCTCGGTTTGGATTTTTTTATTCCCGAAAATGAAATGGTAACTGAAGACCATTTGCCCACATCGCATCAGGCAGGATTTATATGCCTGGTAATTGGCGCTTCTTATGCTACAAAAAAATTGCCCGTACATAAATTAAAGGAATTGTGCAGCAAAATCAACCATCCCATAATACTTATTGGCGGCAAAGAAGACCGGAGCAATGGAAAAAAAATTGCCGCAGCCGACCCGGTTAAGGTATATAATTCCTGCGGAAAGTATAATTTACTGGAATCGGCGGATTTAATACGAAAAAGCAAACTGGTTATTTCACACGATACAGGCATGCAATATATTGCCTGCGCTTTTCAAAAACAGGTATTAGCAATTTGGGGCGCCACTACGCCCCAGCTTGATGTTGCGCCTTACTATGGCACAGCTTACAGGCATAGCGGCCCATATCCCATTTATGAAAACATTTCTCTAAACCTTTGTTGCCAGCCCTGCAGTAAGTATGGCGAAGATAAATGCCCGCTGGAACATTTTAATTGCATGGAAAAATTGGATATGGGTAGCATTGCAGCAAATGTTCACCGCCGCCTTTCAGAAAAATAG
- a CDS encoding VTT domain-containing protein encodes MVTLLEFNWHELLNPAFYIENGGLWLFLFIVFAETGLFAGFFLPGDSLLFVAGIYSNDLIMQGLNINTGSDFLQLLILTVLVIICGVLGNSVGYWFGLKSGPTLYKRKDSFFFKKRYLEQAHDFYEKNGAGTIVVARFLPIIRTFAPIVAGIVKMDKKKFMFYNIVGCIAWAVTMLFAGHYLNAFIKSKYNFDLKEHLEVIVIGIVLITTLPVIWKLFFSKKKNLPKD; translated from the coding sequence ATGGTAACTTTATTGGAATTTAACTGGCACGAACTCTTAAACCCTGCTTTTTATATTGAAAACGGAGGGTTGTGGTTATTTTTATTTATAGTTTTTGCAGAAACCGGATTGTTTGCAGGATTTTTTCTTCCCGGTGATTCGTTGCTTTTTGTAGCCGGTATTTATAGCAATGATTTAATAATGCAGGGCCTCAATATCAATACCGGATCAGATTTTTTACAACTCCTCATCCTTACCGTGTTAGTGATTATCTGTGGTGTTTTGGGCAATTCCGTTGGCTATTGGTTTGGCCTTAAAAGCGGCCCAACCCTTTACAAAAGAAAAGACAGCTTCTTTTTTAAAAAAAGGTACCTGGAACAAGCGCATGATTTTTATGAAAAAAACGGGGCAGGCACCATCGTAGTAGCAAGGTTTTTGCCCATCATCCGCACCTTTGCACCCATTGTTGCCGGTATTGTAAAAATGGATAAAAAGAAGTTTATGTTTTACAATATTGTAGGTTGTATTGCCTGGGCGGTAACCATGCTTTTTGCAGGCCACTACCTCAATGCCTTTATCAAATCAAAATATAATTTCGATTTAAAAGAACACCTGGAAGTAATTGTTATAGGAATTGTATTGATTACAACTTTGCCGGTTATATGGAAACTTTTTTTCAGTAAAAAGAAAAATTTACCCAAAGACTAA
- a CDS encoding amino acid permease, translated as MSLFVKKPMDVLLNEAGESGEHTLKRSLGSWGLIALGIGAIIGAGLFSITGMAAANHAGPAITISFIVAGLGCAFAGLCYAEFASMIPVAGSAYTYSYATMGEFIAWIIGWDLVLEYAVGAATVGISWSGYLVKFLKGFNIHLPNALTAGPWDGGVINIPAVFIIVLMSLLLIKGTKESARVNAVIVALKVSVVLTFIFLGWHYINSSNYDPYFIPATEPGHESFFNHGFGGVIRAAAIVFFAYIGFDAVSTAAQETKNPKRNMPIGILGSLAICTVLYLLFAHVMTGVANYKTFLGTDSKDAIAPVYVAIEHMGSPNASGVIQPDYPWLNRAIVVAILGGYASVILVMLMGQSRVFYSMSKDGLLPKVFSSVHPKFRTPAKNNMMFMVFVSLFAAFVPARVVGEMTSIGTLFAFILVCIGILVMRKKMPNVPRGFKTPLVPIVPVLGIITCLFMMVFLPMDTWIRLLVWMLIGLDIYLVYGAKHSHLGDGTDADGRSGMNVARYTGIGLSVLLIIVGFLHQNTVGYDADRTLLYISLIFALVHAVIYGMKLAKK; from the coding sequence ATGAGTTTGTTTGTTAAAAAACCAATGGATGTACTGTTGAATGAAGCAGGCGAATCTGGGGAGCACACCTTAAAAAGATCACTTGGTTCCTGGGGATTAATAGCCCTGGGTATTGGCGCTATTATTGGCGCAGGCTTGTTTTCCATTACGGGAATGGCTGCTGCAAACCATGCCGGCCCGGCCATTACTATTTCTTTTATTGTTGCGGGGTTGGGTTGTGCTTTTGCAGGGCTGTGTTACGCAGAGTTTGCTTCAATGATTCCTGTAGCAGGGAGTGCTTATACCTATTCTTATGCAACCATGGGTGAGTTTATTGCATGGATTATTGGTTGGGACCTTGTGTTGGAATATGCCGTTGGTGCGGCAACCGTTGGTATTAGCTGGAGTGGTTACCTGGTAAAATTTTTAAAGGGGTTTAATATCCATTTACCCAATGCGCTTACTGCCGGGCCTTGGGATGGTGGTGTTATTAATATTCCTGCAGTTTTCATTATAGTATTAATGAGTTTACTGCTTATAAAAGGCACTAAAGAGAGTGCAAGGGTAAATGCTGTAATAGTTGCCCTAAAAGTTAGTGTTGTCCTCACCTTTATTTTTCTTGGCTGGCATTATATCAACAGCAGCAATTACGATCCTTATTTTATTCCGGCAACTGAGCCTGGCCATGAAAGCTTTTTTAACCATGGGTTTGGTGGCGTTATTAGGGCCGCAGCCATAGTTTTCTTTGCCTATATTGGTTTTGATGCAGTAAGTACAGCAGCTCAGGAAACAAAAAACCCCAAGCGAAATATGCCCATTGGCATTTTGGGCTCATTGGCTATTTGTACTGTTTTGTATTTACTTTTTGCACATGTAATGACAGGGGTTGCCAACTACAAAACTTTTTTGGGTACCGATAGTAAAGATGCTATTGCTCCCGTATATGTTGCGATTGAACACATGGGCTCACCCAATGCAAGTGGTGTTATTCAACCCGATTATCCATGGCTCAACAGGGCAATTGTAGTAGCCATACTGGGTGGATATGCTTCTGTAATACTAGTAATGCTAATGGGACAGTCGAGGGTTTTTTACAGTATGAGTAAAGATGGCTTGTTGCCTAAAGTATTTTCATCTGTTCATCCAAAGTTTCGCACACCGGCAAAAAATAATATGATGTTTATGGTTTTTGTAAGCCTTTTTGCTGCTTTTGTTCCGGCAAGGGTTGTAGGGGAAATGACAAGTATTGGAACTTTGTTTGCCTTTATATTAGTTTGTATTGGTATATTGGTAATGCGTAAAAAAATGCCCAATGTACCCAGGGGTTTTAAAACCCCGCTAGTACCCATTGTTCCCGTATTAGGCATTATTACCTGCTTGTTCATGATGGTTTTTTTACCTATGGATACCTGGATAAGGTTATTGGTATGGATGCTCATTGGCCTGGATATTTATCTCGTTTATGGCGCTAAGCATAGCCATTTGGGAGATGGAACCGATGCCGATGGCCGTAGCGGCATGAATGTTGCCCGATACACAGGCATTGGGTTATCGGTATTGTTAATAATTGTAGGCTTCCTTCATCAAAATACAGTGGGCTACGATGCAGACAGGACCTTGCTTTATATTTCTTTAATTTTTGCTTTGGTACATGCAGTAATTTATGGTATGAAACTTGCTAAAAAGTAA